From Aerosticca soli, a single genomic window includes:
- the fdxA gene encoding ferredoxin FdxA, with protein MTFVVTENCIKCKYTDCVEVCPVDAFHEGPNFLVINPDECIDCTLCEPECPINAIYPEDDVPAGQEVFIALNAELAKSWPVITERKDPLPDAKAWEGKPGKLKLLER; from the coding sequence ATGACCTTCGTCGTCACCGAAAACTGCATCAAGTGCAAATACACCGATTGCGTGGAGGTTTGCCCCGTCGACGCCTTTCATGAAGGCCCGAACTTCCTGGTGATCAATCCGGACGAGTGCATCGACTGCACGCTGTGCGAACCGGAGTGTCCGATCAACGCGATCTATCCGGAAGACGACGTGCCGGCCGGGCAGGAGGTCTTTATCGCGCTCAATGCCGAGTTGGCCAAGTCCTGGCCTGTCATTACCGAGCGCAAGGACCCGCTGCCGGACGCCAAGGCATGGGAAGGCAAACCCGGCAAGCTCAAGCTGCTGGAACGCTGA
- a CDS encoding OmpA family protein has product MKRKGMYILMAMALGGAGVVQAQDAAPASAGSSAGVAMDAASYDDRWYIAPTVGGYYNDTDRNTSSRQVYYGLAVGRYISPHASIDIFADRTKRDRDRRAGGGNWSNNSVGVAARFYAGDWNAWRPYLLAGVMGSYHNNRNDDGWSPAAELGAGLSKTITDSSDFRVEAGYRYDWDDKSQRKEDGYGDWFLGFSIVSRFGEPPAKPVPAAAPAPVNDCSTKDSDGDGVNDCDDKCPGTPAGTMVGPDGCAQKVVIDLRGVNFKFDYPKKGHVKAAEIAKALAEPTSESLAILDQAVDTLKRYPDVKVTVAGYTDSVGTDEYNQALSERRAQIVYDYLTSHGIDPSRLQGPIGHGENDPIDTNDTPEGRARNRRTELQVQQ; this is encoded by the coding sequence ATGAAGCGAAAGGGTATGTATATCTTGATGGCCATGGCCCTGGGTGGTGCCGGGGTGGTGCAGGCGCAGGATGCGGCGCCGGCGTCGGCGGGCAGCAGTGCGGGCGTGGCGATGGATGCGGCCAGCTATGACGATCGTTGGTACATTGCGCCGACGGTGGGTGGTTACTACAACGACACGGACCGCAACACGAGCAGTCGTCAGGTGTATTACGGGTTGGCGGTGGGTCGGTATATATCGCCGCATGCCTCGATCGACATTTTTGCCGACCGCACCAAGCGTGATCGTGACCGCCGTGCGGGTGGTGGCAACTGGTCGAACAACAGTGTGGGTGTGGCGGCGCGTTTTTACGCGGGCGACTGGAACGCGTGGCGTCCGTATCTGTTGGCTGGCGTGATGGGCAGTTATCACAACAACCGGAATGACGATGGTTGGTCGCCGGCGGCGGAGTTGGGTGCGGGCTTGTCCAAGACGATCACGGACAGTTCGGATTTCCGTGTCGAGGCGGGTTATCGTTATGACTGGGATGACAAGTCGCAGCGCAAGGAAGACGGTTATGGCGACTGGTTCCTGGGTTTCAGCATCGTGTCGCGATTTGGCGAGCCGCCGGCCAAGCCGGTACCGGCTGCCGCGCCTGCGCCGGTGAATGATTGTTCGACCAAGGACAGTGATGGCGATGGCGTGAACGATTGCGACGACAAGTGCCCGGGTACACCGGCGGGCACGATGGTGGGTCCGGACGGTTGTGCGCAGAAGGTAGTGATCGATCTTCGGGGCGTGAACTTCAAGTTCGACTATCCGAAGAAGGGTCACGTGAAGGCGGCGGAGATTGCCAAGGCCTTGGCCGAGCCGACCAGCGAGTCGTTGGCGATCCTGGATCAGGCGGTGGACACGCTCAAGCGTTATCCGGACGTCAAGGTGACGGTGGCCGGTTACACCGATTCGGTGGGTACGGACGAGTACAACCAGGCCTTGTCGGAGCGTCGTGCGCAGATCGTGTATGACTATCTGACCAGTCACGGGATCGATCCGAGTCGTCTGCAGGGTCCGATTGGGCATGGCGAGAACGATCCGATCGACACCAACGACACGCCCGAGGGTCGTGCGCGCAACCGTCGCACGGAGCTTCAGGTGCAGCAGTAA
- a CDS encoding DUF3693 domain-containing protein — protein MNASLVLLDRYKKALNIGADNAAAESLNITRATISGWRHGKSHPDAESVARMCEVTGEPLAKWLPLIEAERARSPEARKVWLRLAQMAAAMALAIGINPAPSAHAVKVSVEKMFIM, from the coding sequence ATGAACGCTTCGCTCGTACTGCTAGACCGCTACAAAAAAGCTCTGAACATAGGCGCCGACAACGCAGCAGCAGAATCCCTAAACATCACGCGAGCAACAATCAGCGGATGGCGGCACGGCAAATCGCATCCAGATGCCGAAAGCGTTGCCCGGATGTGCGAAGTCACCGGCGAACCTCTGGCGAAGTGGTTGCCGCTGATCGAGGCGGAACGTGCACGCAGCCCGGAAGCTCGAAAGGTCTGGCTTCGACTTGCTCAAATGGCTGCGGCAATGGCGCTAGCCATCGGCATCAACCCTGCCCCGTCGGCTCACGCCGTGAAGGTTTCGGTTGAGAAAATGTTTATTATGTAA
- a CDS encoding replication initiation factor domain-containing protein yields the protein MIADFLRFTVAERHVLGDAYDADAQARRVYEFLQEFFPGSGIVMEAERRGGRRGYTYHFELLTPDGQPCGDVSFGGDRQRGTASIELTGAGCARVTAARPFAEAWGHVRRLLDAVGARITEYHAAHDDYAGTRNLATALEMYEAGQFDGAFKRPAIQRLGWNDGSGFTLYIGKKTATRQLVVYEKGREQGLRDGDEGVNWVRWEARFYARNRPIPTAVLEAPWEFVVSEYPALSWISAVMSSFRTAVERSKANIFRALRHCRRQYGGLLNLVAELSLDDHALGAFVRRRIARSCRPRWLQENPLGRESIGVAFAAFVTAEPSV from the coding sequence ATGATCGCGGACTTTCTGCGTTTCACGGTGGCTGAGCGGCATGTGTTGGGCGATGCCTACGATGCCGACGCCCAGGCGCGCCGGGTCTACGAGTTCTTGCAGGAGTTCTTCCCTGGTAGCGGTATCGTCATGGAAGCGGAGCGGCGCGGTGGTCGGCGCGGCTATACCTATCACTTCGAGTTGCTCACGCCGGACGGTCAGCCGTGCGGCGACGTCTCTTTCGGCGGCGACCGTCAGCGGGGCACCGCGTCCATTGAGTTGACCGGCGCAGGATGCGCCCGCGTTACGGCGGCGCGACCCTTCGCGGAAGCGTGGGGTCACGTCCGCCGCCTGTTGGACGCGGTGGGCGCTAGGATCACCGAGTACCATGCCGCGCACGACGACTATGCCGGCACGCGCAATCTGGCGACCGCCCTTGAGATGTACGAGGCCGGCCAGTTCGACGGTGCTTTCAAGCGGCCCGCCATCCAGCGCCTGGGCTGGAACGATGGCAGCGGCTTCACCCTGTACATAGGCAAGAAGACGGCCACCCGTCAGCTCGTCGTGTACGAGAAGGGCAGGGAGCAGGGCTTGCGTGACGGTGACGAGGGTGTGAACTGGGTTCGGTGGGAGGCCCGGTTCTACGCCCGCAATCGGCCGATCCCGACTGCTGTTCTCGAGGCGCCATGGGAATTCGTCGTCAGCGAGTACCCGGCCTTGAGCTGGATCAGCGCCGTCATGTCGTCCTTTCGTACGGCCGTCGAGCGTTCCAAGGCCAACATTTTTCGCGCCCTTCGTCATTGCCGCCGCCAGTACGGCGGCCTTCTGAACCTTGTCGCTGAATTGAGTTTGGACGATCACGCCCTCGGTGCGTTTGTCCGTCGTCGCATCGCGCGGTCATGTCGGCCGCGCTGGTTGCAAGAAAACCCGCTTGGTCGGGAATCCATAGGCGTTGCATTCGCCGCATTTGTCACCGCCGAACCATCTGTCTAG
- a CDS encoding major capsid protein has translation MNTMKLKVGAGLVAGSLSPLFAFAAVDTTDIVSTIGEAATAGAAIGVAVLSMHYGIKLYKWIKGAG, from the coding sequence ATGAACACGATGAAGTTGAAGGTTGGTGCTGGCCTCGTGGCCGGTTCGCTCTCCCCGCTTTTTGCGTTTGCTGCGGTGGATACCACCGATATCGTTTCCACCATTGGCGAAGCTGCGACGGCTGGTGCTGCGATTGGCGTTGCCGTCTTGTCGATGCATTACGGCATCAAGCTGTACAAGTGGATCAAGGGGGCCGGTTAA
- a CDS encoding virulence factor TspB C-terminal domain-related protein, with protein MSPNSQVLTYRHGRIFRTYRNAGGWMDTIRAIAGRLIIYAILFFPLLSKADDYSWCPSMQNAYEYCQANFLHENYVTCKPYVALGRTLIVAFDAAGNGGQGVPYEPCSVADRCNSKSPFFSIFNGNQNDGICDDGCGFAVDMSAGITITRNASGASAVAATWKPTGATCDGSGGGATNDPPPNTPQSYLPKPAVISKPCGGGSCYDPGTDQYCATSGGQQFCVPGSKARTSGGCASSGDATLCVGSPPPAPPNPPIVDPATQVRQQDKYTQQTNGGPVQQVTANVFTASPSTQTSSGQGPTDSGPAPASTAPAKPGSYGDGGDCNSPPVCSGDAVLCGIARETWRNRCSAKTSADQARKDLVGDGTPPGDAPAPGRSPSADGVWSDTASTGDSIADAANRGEYDQSGLGFASTCPLHDMSVSLPGGRSFVIPFGKGCELGGWLRAIVIAFAFFAAARITAGGSA; from the coding sequence TTGTCCCCTAATTCGCAGGTATTAACCTATCGTCATGGCCGGATATTTCGTACTTATCGCAATGCTGGGGGCTGGATGGATACTATTCGGGCCATCGCGGGACGATTGATTATTTACGCCATTTTGTTTTTTCCCTTACTTTCTAAAGCTGACGATTATTCTTGGTGTCCATCCATGCAGAACGCATACGAGTATTGTCAAGCGAATTTTCTTCATGAAAATTATGTTACATGTAAACCTTATGTCGCTTTGGGCAGAACTCTTATCGTGGCCTTTGATGCTGCTGGCAATGGTGGGCAGGGAGTTCCCTATGAGCCTTGTTCGGTTGCGGATAGATGCAATTCCAAGTCTCCATTTTTTTCTATTTTTAACGGCAATCAAAACGACGGTATTTGTGATGATGGTTGCGGTTTCGCCGTTGATATGTCGGCCGGTATAACCATCACGCGCAATGCTTCCGGTGCTAGCGCTGTGGCTGCGACGTGGAAGCCTACCGGTGCCACGTGTGACGGTTCGGGAGGTGGTGCGACGAATGACCCGCCGCCGAATACGCCGCAAAGCTATCTTCCGAAACCTGCCGTTATCAGCAAGCCTTGCGGTGGCGGCAGTTGCTATGATCCTGGAACCGATCAGTATTGCGCCACGTCTGGCGGCCAGCAGTTTTGCGTGCCCGGTTCCAAGGCTCGCACCTCTGGCGGCTGTGCGTCGAGTGGTGACGCCACCTTGTGCGTGGGTTCGCCGCCGCCTGCACCGCCCAATCCGCCCATTGTCGATCCTGCAACGCAGGTACGCCAGCAAGACAAGTACACGCAACAAACGAATGGTGGGCCTGTTCAGCAAGTGACAGCCAATGTATTTACTGCTTCGCCCAGCACGCAAACGAGCAGCGGGCAGGGACCTACTGACAGCGGTCCGGCTCCTGCCAGTACGGCGCCGGCGAAACCTGGCAGTTATGGCGACGGTGGCGATTGCAACAGTCCGCCGGTGTGCAGCGGTGATGCGGTGCTGTGCGGTATCGCGCGTGAGACTTGGCGCAATCGGTGTTCGGCCAAGACGAGTGCGGATCAGGCGCGCAAGGATTTGGTCGGTGACGGCACGCCGCCCGGCGACGCGCCGGCGCCTGGGCGTAGCCCGAGCGCCGATGGTGTGTGGAGCGACACGGCGAGCACGGGCGACTCGATCGCCGACGCCGCCAATCGGGGCGAGTACGACCAAAGCGGGCTGGGGTTTGCGTCCACCTGTCCGCTGCATGACATGAGTGTGTCCCTGCCGGGCGGCCGCTCGTTCGTGATTCCGTTCGGCAAGGGCTGCGAACTGGGCGGCTGGTTGCGCGCCATCGTGATTGCCTTCGCCTTCTTCGCCGCCGCCCGTATCACTGCCGGAGGGTCTGCCTGA
- a CDS encoding DUF2523 family protein, whose translation MPLVMAWIGRVLLSVAGEFVVRAIIGAGVGIATYHFVVAPVRQQIAMRLSVAGDLAQYVGFLGIDTAITIILSAWVGRTAVNSAKAFFVKKAS comes from the coding sequence ATGCCTTTGGTCATGGCGTGGATTGGTCGAGTCCTGTTGAGCGTAGCCGGTGAGTTTGTGGTGCGCGCAATCATCGGGGCAGGGGTGGGCATTGCGACATATCACTTTGTCGTTGCGCCTGTGCGTCAGCAGATCGCCATGCGTTTGAGCGTGGCCGGCGATCTCGCGCAGTATGTCGGTTTTCTCGGCATCGACACGGCTATTACCATCATCCTGAGTGCCTGGGTCGGTCGCACGGCCGTCAACAGTGCCAAGGCATTTTTCGTGAAGAAGGCCAGCTGA
- a CDS encoding zonular occludens toxin domain-containing protein has product MPVKLYTGLPGAGKTLGLVHEMLKLRQEEPGRPVFVYGVNGLKDGIASPLTDDEVRRWDELPPGSIVCIDECQELMPVERGNTPEWIRKLSKVRHHGIDFILTTQHPALMSAYVRRLVDMHVHLVRKFNTHVVDRYQWGRCMDDPEKRFAQKSAISSLWTHPKEVFELYKSASLHTMKRRIPAKVYYFIALLVIGVAAVISVPFLIRRAQQHNVETITAGTTPATKEQGGASSSSDPDQGLRRSDFEAWMRPRVPGLPWSAPAYDNLQVRSVPRLFCIAVDDGRCTCHTEQGTRYEMPADRCRSIAANGIYNPFVGDEQLQTAEQRQEAAVQPRQLSPAGPAIAGGAVTADDAADAGWPRATAAAYVPPEFHAWNPDALGERGAFKR; this is encoded by the coding sequence ATGCCCGTCAAACTGTATACGGGCCTTCCTGGCGCCGGTAAGACCTTGGGCCTGGTGCATGAGATGCTCAAGCTTCGCCAGGAAGAGCCGGGCCGGCCGGTGTTCGTGTACGGCGTCAACGGTCTTAAGGATGGCATCGCCTCGCCGCTCACGGATGACGAAGTGCGCCGGTGGGACGAGCTGCCGCCTGGTTCAATCGTCTGCATCGATGAGTGCCAAGAGCTGATGCCCGTTGAGCGCGGCAACACGCCCGAGTGGATCCGCAAACTCTCGAAGGTGCGCCATCACGGCATCGATTTCATTCTCACGACGCAGCATCCGGCGTTGATGAGCGCGTATGTCCGTCGCCTGGTGGATATGCACGTGCATCTCGTCCGCAAGTTCAACACTCACGTGGTAGACCGCTACCAGTGGGGCCGCTGCATGGATGATCCCGAAAAGCGGTTTGCGCAAAAGAGCGCGATTTCGAGCCTCTGGACGCATCCCAAGGAGGTGTTCGAGCTTTACAAGTCCGCCAGTCTGCACACGATGAAGCGCCGGATACCGGCGAAGGTCTATTACTTCATCGCCCTGTTGGTGATCGGTGTTGCTGCGGTGATCTCGGTCCCGTTCCTGATTCGGCGTGCTCAACAGCACAATGTTGAGACGATCACGGCGGGCACGACGCCGGCGACGAAAGAGCAGGGCGGCGCATCTTCGTCTAGCGATCCCGATCAAGGTTTGCGACGGTCTGATTTCGAGGCGTGGATGCGGCCGCGTGTGCCGGGTTTGCCGTGGTCTGCGCCGGCCTATGACAACCTGCAAGTGCGCAGTGTGCCAAGGCTGTTTTGCATTGCCGTCGATGATGGTCGTTGCACGTGTCACACCGAGCAGGGCACGCGGTATGAGATGCCGGCCGATCGGTGTCGGTCCATCGCCGCGAACGGCATTTACAATCCTTTCGTGGGTGACGAGCAGCTGCAGACGGCCGAGCAGCGACAAGAGGCGGCGGTGCAGCCGCGCCAGCTGTCGCCGGCAGGGCCGGCGATTGCTGGTGGGGCTGTGACCGCCGACGATGCAGCGGACGCAGGCTGGCCGCGTGCGACGGCGGCGGCGTATGTGCCGCCAGAGTTCCACGCTTGGAATCCGGATGCGCTGGGCGAGCGTGGCGCGTTCAAGCGGTAG
- a CDS encoding virulence factor TspB C-terminal domain-related protein, translating to MSVSLPGGRSFVIPFGKGCELGGWLRAIVIAFAFFAAARITAGGSA from the coding sequence ATGAGTGTGTCCCTGCCGGGCGGCCGCTCGTTCGTGATTCCGTTCGGCAAGGGCTGCGAACTGGGCGGCTGGTTGCGCGCCATCGTGATTGCCTTCGCCTTCTTCGCCGCCGCCCGTATCACTGCCGGAGGGTCTGCCTGA
- a CDS encoding VC1465 family Xer recombination activation factor, which yields MSREACAQFLGVSLRTVRYWEAGRCRVPWSAVRLLRLHRLGDLGALHDAWAGWTLHARTGELVSPNGYRFEPGKLALWPLLCEQARFWRQDFARRTAGGVGAKPPRGEAVTLLISTSQVAVTLVGPRPAPELAASMLTCRFSKRERLGATWAVGLSRFLR from the coding sequence ATGAGCCGGGAGGCTTGCGCCCAGTTCCTGGGCGTGAGCCTGCGCACCGTCCGCTACTGGGAAGCCGGTCGATGCCGCGTGCCGTGGTCGGCGGTGCGGCTCCTGCGGCTGCACCGGCTGGGCGATCTGGGCGCGCTGCACGACGCCTGGGCGGGCTGGACGCTGCACGCGCGGACCGGCGAGCTCGTCAGCCCGAACGGCTACCGCTTCGAGCCCGGCAAGCTGGCCCTGTGGCCGCTCCTGTGCGAGCAGGCGCGGTTCTGGCGGCAGGACTTCGCCCGCCGTACGGCCGGGGGTGTGGGGGCGAAGCCCCCGCGAGGCGAAGCCGTCACGCTCTTGATCTCGACCTCGCAGGTGGCCGTGACCTTGGTGGGCCCGCGCCCTGCCCCGGAGCTGGCGGCGTCAATGCTGACTTGTCGCTTTTCAAAAAGGGAGCGGCTCGGAGCGACTTGGGCGGTCGGCCTATCACGCTTTTTGCGCTGA
- the rplI gene encoding 50S ribosomal protein L9 has protein sequence MELILLEKVRNLGNLGDKVKVKPGYGRNYLLPQGKAVPATPQNLEAFEKRRAEYESKANAQLADAQARKARLEGVEVTIAAHVSPEGKLYGSVGPRDIADALQAAGHEVHKGEVIQGEGPIRSTGEYEVIIALHADVQTTVKVTVVGEK, from the coding sequence ATGGAACTGATTCTTCTCGAGAAAGTCCGCAACCTCGGCAACCTGGGCGACAAGGTCAAGGTCAAGCCGGGTTACGGCCGCAACTACCTGCTGCCGCAGGGCAAGGCCGTGCCGGCCACGCCGCAGAACCTCGAAGCCTTCGAGAAACGCCGTGCCGAGTACGAATCCAAGGCCAACGCCCAGCTGGCCGATGCACAGGCCCGCAAGGCACGGCTGGAAGGCGTGGAAGTGACCATCGCCGCCCACGTCAGCCCCGAAGGCAAGCTCTACGGTTCGGTCGGTCCGCGCGACATCGCCGATGCGCTGCAAGCCGCCGGTCACGAAGTCCACAAGGGTGAAGTGATCCAGGGCGAGGGCCCGATTCGCAGCACCGGCGAATACGAGGTCATCATCGCCCTGCATGCGGACGTACAGACCACGGTCAAGGTAACCGTCGTCGGCGAAAAGTAA
- the rpsR gene encoding 30S ribosomal protein S18 — translation MSKFFRRRKFCRFTAENVKEIDYKDLNTLRQYITENGKIVPSRITGTKARYQRQLATAIKRARFLALLPYTDNHDV, via the coding sequence ATGTCCAAGTTCTTCCGCCGCCGCAAGTTCTGCCGCTTTACTGCCGAGAACGTCAAGGAGATCGACTACAAGGATCTCAACACGCTGCGCCAGTACATCACCGAGAACGGCAAGATCGTACCCAGCCGCATCACCGGCACCAAGGCGCGCTACCAGCGCCAGCTGGCCACCGCGATCAAGCGGGCACGTTTCCTGGCGTTGCTGCCTTACACCGACAACCACGACGTTTGA
- the rpsF gene encoding 30S ribosomal protein S6, translated as MTLRHYEIVFLVHPDQSEQVPAMLERYRTLIESDAGKVHRLEDWGRRQLAYSIENLAKAHYVLLNIEVSQNVLNELEAGFRFNDAVLRHLIIKRDAADTEPSFILKAKEKDDAKSPRRRDDDADRDGGNDNDE; from the coding sequence ATGACCCTGCGTCATTACGAAATCGTGTTCCTGGTCCATCCCGACCAGAGCGAACAGGTACCGGCGATGCTCGAGCGTTACCGGACGCTGATCGAAAGCGACGCCGGCAAAGTGCATCGTCTGGAAGACTGGGGGCGACGCCAGCTGGCCTACTCGATCGAGAACCTGGCCAAGGCCCATTACGTCCTGCTCAACATCGAGGTCAGCCAGAACGTGCTGAACGAGCTGGAGGCGGGCTTCCGTTTCAACGATGCCGTGTTGCGCCATCTCATCATCAAGCGCGATGCCGCCGATACCGAACCTTCCTTCATCCTGAAGGCGAAGGAAAAGGACGACGCCAAATCCCCGCGTCGCCGCGACGATGATGCCGACCGCGATGGCGGCAACGACAACGACGAGTGA
- a CDS encoding HesB/IscA family protein has protein sequence MTLALTPAARQRMQAFLAQSPQAAGVRFGVRRTGCSGFGYVVDLAGTVEAEDRVIEVDGVPLVVDARSLPLVDGTVIDFRREGLNASFVFHNPNATGQCGCGESFTVAEAH, from the coding sequence ATGACGCTCGCACTGACTCCCGCCGCCCGCCAACGCATGCAGGCCTTTCTCGCCCAGTCGCCGCAGGCCGCCGGCGTGCGCTTCGGCGTACGCCGCACGGGCTGTTCCGGCTTCGGTTACGTGGTGGACCTGGCCGGCACGGTCGAGGCGGAGGATCGCGTCATCGAGGTCGATGGCGTGCCGTTGGTGGTGGATGCCAGGAGCCTGCCGCTGGTGGACGGCACGGTGATCGACTTCCGGCGCGAGGGGCTGAACGCGAGCTTCGTCTTCCACAATCCCAACGCCACCGGCCAGTGCGGCTGCGGCGAAAGCTTCACCGTAGCCGAGGCGCACTGA
- the asnS gene encoding asparagine--tRNA ligase: MAVDATLCSVKQALSGAIQAGTKVTVRGWVRTRRDSKAGVSFVNVNDGSCFDSIQAVVPATLPNFESEVKHLTAGASVIVTGTLAPSPGKGQAFEIQAEHVQVAGFVDDPETYPIQPKQHSLEFLREVAHLRPRTNLFGAVTRVRHTMMTAIHRHLTDQGFFWVNTPIITTSDAEGAGDMFRVSTLDLANLPRTPDGKVDFRKDFFGREAFLTVSGQLNVEAYCLAMSKVYTFGPTFRAEKSNTPRHLAEFWMVEPEIAFADLAADADCAEAFLKAIFTAVLTERAGDMAFFADRVLPEAISRLESFIAHPFERLDYGEAIAILQKSGQKFEFPVAWGADLQTEHERYLAEKHVGRPVVVMNYPEAIKAFYMRLNDDEKTVAAMDVLAPGIGEIIGGSQREERLDYLDRRMAKFGLDPSRYGWYRDLRRYGTVPHAGFGLGFERLLVYVCGLSNIRDAIPFPRVAGSADF; this comes from the coding sequence ATGGCGGTCGATGCGACCTTGTGCAGTGTCAAACAGGCCCTTTCCGGGGCGATTCAGGCCGGCACGAAGGTGACCGTGCGCGGCTGGGTGCGCACACGGCGCGACTCGAAGGCAGGCGTTTCCTTTGTCAATGTGAACGATGGTTCCTGCTTCGATTCCATCCAGGCAGTGGTGCCGGCGACGCTGCCCAACTTCGAGAGTGAGGTGAAACACCTGACCGCCGGGGCGAGCGTGATCGTCACCGGCACGCTCGCACCCTCCCCCGGCAAGGGGCAGGCCTTCGAGATCCAGGCCGAGCACGTGCAGGTCGCCGGCTTCGTCGACGACCCGGAAACCTATCCGATCCAGCCCAAGCAGCATTCGCTCGAGTTCCTGCGCGAGGTAGCGCACCTGCGCCCGCGCACCAACCTGTTCGGCGCGGTGACCCGCGTGCGCCACACGATGATGACCGCGATCCACCGCCATCTCACGGACCAGGGTTTCTTCTGGGTCAACACGCCGATCATCACCACCTCCGATGCCGAGGGGGCCGGCGACATGTTCCGCGTCTCCACGCTGGACCTGGCCAACCTGCCCCGCACGCCGGACGGCAAGGTGGACTTCCGCAAGGACTTCTTCGGCCGCGAGGCGTTTCTCACCGTGTCCGGGCAGCTCAACGTGGAGGCCTATTGCCTGGCGATGAGCAAGGTCTACACCTTCGGCCCGACCTTCCGTGCGGAGAAATCCAACACGCCGCGCCATCTGGCCGAGTTCTGGATGGTGGAGCCGGAGATCGCCTTCGCCGACCTTGCCGCCGATGCCGATTGCGCGGAGGCCTTCCTCAAGGCGATCTTCACGGCGGTGCTGACCGAGCGCGCCGGCGACATGGCCTTTTTCGCCGACCGCGTGCTGCCCGAGGCGATCAGCCGGCTGGAAAGCTTCATCGCCCACCCGTTCGAGCGTCTCGACTACGGCGAGGCCATCGCCATCCTGCAGAAATCCGGGCAGAAGTTCGAGTTTCCGGTTGCCTGGGGTGCGGACCTGCAGACCGAGCACGAGCGCTACCTGGCCGAGAAACACGTCGGCCGGCCGGTGGTGGTGATGAACTACCCGGAGGCGATCAAGGCCTTCTACATGCGCCTCAACGACGACGAAAAAACCGTCGCCGCCATGGACGTGCTGGCCCCTGGCATCGGCGAGATCATCGGCGGCAGCCAGCGCGAGGAGCGGCTGGATTATCTCGACCGGCGCATGGCGAAATTCGGTCTGGACCCGAGCCGTTACGGCTGGTATCGCGACCTGCGCCGCTACGGCACCGTGCCGCATGCGGGCTTCGGGCTTGGCTTCGAGCGTCTGCTGGTCTACGTTTGCGGTCTGTCCAACATCCGTGATGCGATCCCCTTCCCCCGGGTCGCCGGCAGCGCCGACTTTTGA
- a CDS encoding MalM family protein: MRPRPPAIAMLALTLLLGACQSAKVLVPPNLRPTEDPAKTLEQARQNLQQATPCCTSFADFSYANLLPWRPKAFTLGQGGPVVNLNGTHSYFLAFRLPTDVKLPYEIALKAELNGRWLHASYLFAPTVVVLDEAFQPLDHRDVTLCEYMGWSDKSSGAFGRYRIDNPKARYLVIYSSAAQQGGSTYWEQSPAVFSVDSPVVAPTQSSFRIPHGPDGTLWVGLMNHSFRKAVDNAICDKATQGDGILNTLRTALPLPWSGS; this comes from the coding sequence ATGCGCCCGCGTCCTCCAGCCATCGCCATGCTCGCGCTGACGCTGCTGCTCGGCGCCTGCCAGAGTGCCAAGGTGCTGGTGCCGCCCAACCTGCGGCCGACCGAGGATCCGGCCAAAACCCTGGAGCAGGCGCGGCAGAACCTTCAACAGGCCACGCCGTGCTGCACCAGCTTCGCGGACTTCTCTTACGCCAACCTGCTGCCCTGGCGACCGAAAGCCTTCACGCTCGGCCAGGGCGGTCCGGTGGTCAACCTCAACGGCACGCACAGTTATTTCCTGGCTTTCCGGCTGCCGACCGACGTCAAGCTGCCTTATGAGATCGCGCTGAAAGCGGAGCTCAACGGCCGTTGGCTGCATGCCAGCTATCTTTTCGCGCCGACGGTGGTGGTGCTCGACGAGGCCTTCCAGCCGCTCGACCACCGCGACGTGACACTGTGCGAATACATGGGCTGGAGCGACAAGAGCAGCGGCGCCTTCGGCCGTTACCGGATCGACAACCCCAAGGCGCGCTATCTGGTGATCTACAGCTCGGCGGCCCAGCAAGGCGGCTCGACCTATTGGGAGCAGTCCCCGGCGGTGTTTTCGGTCGACTCGCCGGTGGTGGCGCCGACGCAGAGCAGCTTCCGCATCCCGCACGGGCCGGACGGCACGCTCTGGGTGGGTCTGATGAATCACAGCTTCCGCAAGGCGGTCGACAACGCGATCTGCGACAAGGCAACCCAGGGGGACGGCATCCTCAATACCCTGCGCACTGCCCTGCCGCTGCCCTGGAGCGGCAGTTGA